A single genomic interval of Streptococcus oralis subsp. dentisani harbors:
- the dnaI gene encoding primosomal protein DnaI, whose protein sequence is MESVGDVIKRQTSRFQYQDLVQQIMKDPDVAAFIQKESLNQEELNRSISKFNQYITERDKFLRGDADYIARGYKPILVMNHGYADVSYEETPELIAAEKEAAIKNRLKLINLPASLKKAKLAQIDLDDLGRLPIFERLYAFVDLYPSIRKGLYLYGDFGVGKSFMMAALAHDLSEKRGASTTILHYPSFVIDVKNAIGEGSVKTLVDEIKLAEVLVLDDIGAEQSTPWVRDEILQVILQYRMQEDLPTFFTSNFSFQDLEKHFAKGKNGNDETWEARRVMERIRYLAEETRLEGENRR, encoded by the coding sequence ATGGAAAGTGTTGGTGATGTAATCAAACGTCAGACAAGTCGTTTTCAGTATCAGGACTTGGTCCAGCAGATCATGAAGGACCCCGATGTAGCGGCTTTTATCCAGAAAGAATCCCTCAACCAAGAGGAGTTAAATCGTAGCATCTCCAAGTTCAACCAATATATTACAGAACGGGACAAGTTTCTTCGTGGGGATGCGGACTATATAGCGCGTGGCTACAAGCCTATCTTGGTCATGAATCACGGTTATGCGGATGTGTCTTATGAAGAAACACCTGAACTAATCGCGGCTGAAAAAGAGGCGGCAATCAAGAATCGCCTTAAGTTGATCAATCTACCAGCAAGTCTCAAGAAAGCGAAATTGGCTCAGATTGACCTGGATGATCTAGGACGCTTGCCAATTTTTGAGAGACTCTATGCCTTTGTTGACCTTTACCCTAGTATCCGAAAAGGTCTCTATCTTTACGGAGATTTTGGTGTCGGTAAGAGTTTCATGATGGCGGCCCTGGCTCACGACCTATCTGAAAAACGTGGTGCTTCAACAACCATTCTCCACTATCCAAGTTTTGTCATTGATGTGAAAAATGCCATCGGTGAAGGATCTGTGAAGACCTTGGTAGATGAGATCAAGTTAGCTGAAGTCTTGGTCTTGGATGATATTGGCGCGGAGCAGTCGACTCCTTGGGTGCGTGATGAGATTCTCCAAGTTATTCTCCAGTACCGCATGCAGGAAGATTTGCCGACCTTCTTTACTTCCAACTTTAGTTTCCAAGATTTGGAAAAACATTTTGCCAAAGGAAAGAATGGAAATGATGAGACTTGGGAAGCTAGACGGGTCATGGAACGAATCCGTTATTTAGCAGAGGAAACAAGACTAGAAGGAGAAAATCGCCGATGA
- a CDS encoding NADPH-dependent oxidoreductase, which translates to MTETIKLMKAHTSVRRFKEQEIPQADLDEILTAGQMASSWKNFQSYSVILVRSQEKKDALYELVPQEAIRQSAAFLLFVGDLNRAEKGASLHTDTFQPQGVEGLLITSVDAALAGQNTLLAAESLGYGGVIIGLVRYKSEEVAELFNLPDYTYPVFGIALGVPNQQHDVKPRLPLNQVVFEEEYQEQPVEAILDYDKVQADYAGARATTSWSQRLAEQFGQAEPRSTRKNLEQKKLL; encoded by the coding sequence ATGACAGAAACCATTAAACTGATGAAAGCTCATACTTCAGTTCGTCGCTTTAAGGAGCAAGAAATTCCTCAAGCAGACTTGGACGAGATTTTAACTGCTGGACAAATGGCGTCATCTTGGAAAAATTTCCAATCCTACTCTGTGATTCTTGTACGCAGTCAGGAGAAGAAAGATGCTCTTTATGAATTGGTTCCGCAGGAAGCCATTCGTCAGTCAGCAGCCTTTTTGCTCTTTGTTGGTGACTTGAATCGAGCTGAAAAGGGAGCAAGCCTTCATACAGATACTTTCCAACCTCAAGGGGTAGAAGGTCTCCTCATCACCTCGGTAGATGCGGCTCTTGCTGGTCAAAATACCCTGCTTGCGGCTGAGAGTCTGGGATATGGTGGTGTGATTATCGGTTTGGTCCGTTACAAGTCGGAAGAAGTGGCAGAGCTTTTTAACCTGCCTGACTATACCTACCCAGTTTTTGGGATTGCCCTTGGCGTGCCAAACCAACAACATGATGTCAAACCAAGACTGCCTTTGAACCAAGTAGTTTTTGAAGAAGAATACCAAGAACAGCCAGTTGAAGCGATTTTGGACTATGACAAAGTTCAGGCAGACTATGCTGGTGCGCGTGCGACAACCTCTTGGAGTCAGCGTTTGGCAGAGCAGTTCGGTCAAGCCGAACCTCGTTCAACTCGGAAGAATCTAGAACAGAAAAAGTTATTGTAG
- a CDS encoding CidA/LrgA family protein has protein sequence MKLYVQLMILFVISLIGEGISSFFHLPIPGSIIGLIILFLALQFKWLRTRHVNMVGNFLLANMTILFLPPAVGIMEKFDVIAPYLLPIVLIVFFAAVINIILIALVVQFIKRRFEGDYEKGDAK, from the coding sequence ATGAAGTTATATGTTCAATTAATGATTCTCTTTGTGATTTCTCTAATCGGTGAGGGAATCTCCAGTTTCTTTCATCTGCCCATACCAGGCAGTATTATTGGCTTAATCATTCTCTTTCTGGCCCTGCAGTTCAAGTGGCTGAGGACCAGGCATGTCAATATGGTGGGGAATTTTCTGCTGGCTAATATGACCATTCTCTTTTTGCCACCAGCAGTGGGAATCATGGAAAAGTTTGATGTGATTGCCCCCTATCTCTTGCCCATTGTCTTGATTGTCTTTTTTGCGGCTGTCATCAACATTATCCTCATCGCCCTAGTGGTTCAGTTCATCAAGAGACGGTTTGAGGGAGATTATGAGAAAGGAGATGCCAAATGA
- a CDS encoding MarR family winged helix-turn-helix transcriptional regulator, whose protein sequence is MTYLEKWFDYNRRQKEMETMLEETIAQQSEQRLTLKEFYLLYYLNLANEKSLRQIDLPDKLHLSPSAVSRMVARLEEKNCGLLSRRCCDQDRRASFICLTDEGQTTLAYLQKVIEERLEMNLDFIS, encoded by the coding sequence ATGACCTACTTAGAAAAATGGTTTGACTACAACCGCCGTCAAAAGGAAATGGAAACTATGTTGGAAGAAACCATCGCCCAGCAGAGTGAACAAAGGCTGACCTTAAAAGAGTTTTACCTGCTCTACTATCTGAATCTAGCTAATGAAAAGTCCTTACGGCAGATTGACCTGCCAGATAAACTCCATCTCAGTCCGAGCGCTGTTTCTCGAATGGTGGCCCGACTAGAAGAGAAAAACTGCGGTTTGCTTAGTCGCCGATGTTGCGATCAGGATAGACGGGCTAGTTTTATCTGCCTGACTGACGAGGGACAGACAACTCTGGCTTATCTACAAAAGGTCATCGAAGAAAGACTGGAAATGAATCTTGACTTCATTTCTTAA
- a CDS encoding DnaD domain protein — MKPNDRFSFLKNNRVSQDTSSLVQCYLPIIGQEALSLYLYAITFWDGGQKEHLFANILNHLNFGMNTLLQSFKILSAVDLLTLYQKGEVYELQLHPPLPIQDFLSHSVYSRLLEKKIGDTAVSTMKQVPSEGEALSVSLSQVFPNLTEEVTPIESKIKMKNDFDLGHFQRLMARDGLRFKDAQADVLELFAIADEKKWTWFETYQLAKATAVAQVIAVKRMREKIAQKQVSSDFSPKEMTIIREAKNKTPLHFLAEIKQTRKGNITQSERELLHQMASLGLLDEVINIVLLLTFNKVDSANVNEKYAMKVANDYAYRKIRTAEEAVLRIRERQQKGQEDQKSKTSSTKTNVPKWSNPEYKNQTSEETRLELERKKQEMLARLEEGGD, encoded by the coding sequence ATGAAGCCAAATGACCGTTTTTCTTTTCTAAAGAATAATCGGGTGTCGCAAGATACCTCTTCTCTGGTGCAGTGCTACCTCCCGATTATCGGTCAGGAGGCACTGAGCCTCTATCTATATGCCATTACCTTTTGGGATGGTGGGCAAAAGGAACACCTTTTTGCTAACATTCTTAATCATTTGAATTTCGGGATGAATACGCTCCTCCAGTCTTTTAAAATCTTATCTGCTGTGGATCTGTTGACTCTTTATCAGAAGGGGGAAGTCTATGAATTGCAGCTACATCCTCCCCTACCTATTCAGGATTTTTTAAGTCATTCTGTCTATAGCAGACTATTGGAGAAAAAGATTGGTGATACAGCTGTTTCTACTATGAAGCAGGTTCCAAGTGAGGGAGAAGCACTTTCTGTTTCCTTGAGCCAAGTTTTTCCAAACCTGACTGAAGAAGTGACTCCAATCGAGTCTAAAATCAAGATGAAAAATGATTTTGACTTGGGACATTTCCAGCGTCTGATGGCTCGAGATGGCTTGCGTTTTAAAGACGCGCAGGCGGATGTTTTGGAATTGTTTGCCATCGCAGATGAAAAAAAATGGACCTGGTTTGAAACCTATCAATTAGCCAAGGCGACAGCGGTAGCTCAGGTTATTGCAGTCAAACGCATGCGTGAAAAGATAGCACAAAAGCAGGTATCTTCTGACTTTAGCCCCAAAGAAATGACCATTATCAGGGAAGCCAAAAATAAAACTCCCCTGCACTTTTTAGCGGAAATCAAGCAAACGCGTAAGGGGAACATCACCCAAAGTGAAAGAGAACTCCTTCACCAGATGGCATCTTTAGGCTTGTTGGACGAAGTCATCAATATCGTCTTACTTTTAACCTTTAACAAGGTTGATTCGGCCAATGTCAATGAAAAATATGCTATGAAAGTTGCCAACGACTATGCCTATCGTAAGATTCGAACAGCAGAAGAAGCTGTGCTTCGGATTCGAGAGCGTCAGCAAAAAGGTCAGGAAGACCAAAAATCGAAAACTAGCTCGACTAAGACCAATGTTCCCAAGTGGAGCAATCCAGAATATAAAAATCAAACCAGTGAGGAAACTCGTCTGGAACTAGAACGCAAAAAACAAGAAATGTTAGCCCGATTAGAAGAAGGAGGAGACTAG
- the nrdR gene encoding transcriptional regulator NrdR: MRCPKCGATKSSVVDSRQAEEGNTIRRRRECDECQHRFTTYERVEERTLVVVKKDGTREQFSRDKIFNGIIRSAQKRPVSSDEINMVVNRIEQKLRSRSENEIQSEYIGALVMEELAELDEITYVRFASVYRSFKDVSELESLLQQITQSSKKKKEK, translated from the coding sequence ATGCGTTGTCCAAAATGTGGGGCTACCAAGTCTAGTGTTGTTGATAGCCGTCAAGCCGAAGAAGGAAATACCATCCGTCGAAGACGTGAGTGCGACGAGTGTCAGCATCGTTTTACAACCTATGAACGAGTTGAAGAACGAACGCTGGTTGTCGTCAAAAAAGACGGTACACGAGAACAGTTTTCAAGAGATAAAATCTTTAATGGGATTATCCGCTCAGCTCAGAAGCGCCCTGTTTCGAGTGATGAAATCAACATGGTGGTCAATCGTATCGAGCAAAAACTCCGTAGTCGCAGTGAGAACGAGATTCAAAGTGAATACATTGGAGCCTTAGTCATGGAAGAATTGGCAGAGCTGGATGAGATTACCTATGTTCGTTTTGCTAGTGTTTACCGTAGCTTTAAGGATGTGAGTGAGTTGGAGAGTCTGCTCCAGCAGATTACCCAGTCCTCTAAAAAGAAAAAGGAAAAGTAA
- a CDS encoding LemA family protein, with protein MKQNKVILSIVAIFFGLLVLGSCSAVTTYNGLVGEQTKVEQAQADVSTALQRRSDLIGNLVESVKGQMNHETEVFTKIADARAKIGSSSVTSEENQKAQGELSSALSRLISLTENYPELKSNQNVEQLMVELSGSENRIFVARKDYNKVAAEYNQKLRSFPTVLFANMMNFKEAETFKETEEAKTVPKVDFGTSSSSQ; from the coding sequence ATGAAACAAAATAAAGTAATTCTCTCAATAGTGGCGATCTTCTTTGGACTACTAGTTCTGGGAAGTTGTTCCGCAGTGACGACCTATAATGGTCTGGTTGGTGAACAGACTAAGGTGGAGCAGGCTCAGGCCGATGTATCGACAGCCCTCCAACGTCGTTCGGACTTGATTGGTAACTTGGTGGAGTCTGTTAAAGGACAAATGAATCATGAAACCGAAGTCTTTACCAAGATTGCTGATGCTAGAGCTAAAATCGGTAGTAGCTCAGTAACTTCGGAAGAAAACCAAAAGGCTCAGGGAGAATTGAGCTCTGCTCTTTCCCGCTTGATTTCCTTGACGGAGAATTATCCAGAACTCAAGAGCAATCAAAATGTTGAGCAACTAATGGTGGAACTTTCAGGAAGTGAAAATCGTATCTTTGTAGCACGCAAGGATTATAATAAAGTCGCAGCCGAGTACAATCAAAAGTTGAGAAGTTTTCCAACCGTGCTTTTTGCGAATATGATGAACTTTAAAGAAGCTGAAACCTTTAAAGAAACAGAAGAAGCCAAGACAGTTCCTAAGGTCGATTTTGGAACATCTTCATCAAGTCAATAA
- a CDS encoding ABC transporter ATP-binding protein, whose product MTLLAFENVSKSYGATAALNNVSLEISAGKIVGLLGPNGSGKTTLIKLINGLLQPDQGRVLINNMDPSPATKAIVSYLPDTTYLNEQMKIKEALTYFKTFYQDFNLERAQHLLADLGIDENSRLKKLSKGNKEKVQLILVMSREARLYVLDEPIGGVDPAARDYILNTIINNYSPTSTVLISTHLISDIEPILDEIIFLNNGKVVRQGNVDDIRYESGESIDQLFRQEFKA is encoded by the coding sequence ATGACATTACTAGCATTTGAAAATGTATCCAAATCCTATGGGGCTACAGCAGCCCTTAACAATGTTTCCCTTGAGATTTCCGCTGGAAAAATCGTCGGGCTTCTCGGTCCAAACGGATCTGGAAAAACAACCTTGATCAAGCTGATCAACGGACTTCTCCAACCAGACCAAGGTCGTGTCCTCATTAACAACATGGATCCGAGTCCTGCTACCAAGGCCATTGTCTCTTATCTACCAGACACGACTTATCTGAATGAACAGATGAAAATCAAAGAAGCACTGACCTACTTTAAAACTTTCTACCAAGATTTCAATCTTGAGCGGGCTCAGCACCTTTTAGCAGATCTTGGCATTGATGAAAACAGTCGCCTCAAGAAATTGTCAAAAGGGAACAAAGAAAAGGTTCAGCTCATCCTCGTTATGAGCCGTGAAGCTCGTCTCTATGTGCTCGACGAACCGATTGGTGGTGTGGATCCAGCTGCCCGTGACTATATCTTGAACACCATCATCAACAACTACTCACCAACTTCAACTGTTTTGATTTCTACCCACTTGATTTCAGATATTGAGCCGATCTTGGACGAAATCATCTTCCTAAATAACGGAAAAGTCGTCCGTCAAGGAAATGTTGATGATATTCGTTATGAGTCAGGTGAGTCGATTGACCAGCTCTTCCGCCAGGAGTTCAAAGCTTAG
- a CDS encoding TPM domain-containing protein, producing the protein MKRIRLFKNSLLVRLLGLLMVFLFLSAFTALEKPEYGIYDPDHYLTEEAIRLIRGLNKVNSQKTEKFQIGVYVVKSLDGETIETVANETARAWKIGYSGDNHGALVVVAVQDRKSRIETSNNVASKITDYQTHRFLTTARPYFQKGDYNNGVLSIVNNLNYIFYSGSSTTSSSSKSSYDYATNPSRLREIEKYADERSSSRRNRKSSFDDGVLGFGVLIYFIVMIIVFISGGRGGSRRDDSSGGWWGGDSSDSGSSWSDSGSDSSGGWDGGGFDGGGSSDDW; encoded by the coding sequence ATGAAAAGAATCAGATTATTTAAAAATAGTTTGTTGGTTCGCTTGCTTGGATTGTTGATGGTCTTTCTCTTCTTGTCAGCATTCACAGCACTTGAAAAACCTGAGTATGGGATTTATGACCCGGATCATTATCTAACCGAGGAGGCAATCAGACTGATTCGAGGCTTGAACAAGGTAAATAGTCAAAAAACAGAAAAATTCCAAATAGGCGTTTACGTTGTGAAAAGCCTAGATGGAGAAACAATCGAAACAGTCGCCAATGAAACAGCTAGAGCTTGGAAGATTGGCTACTCGGGAGATAACCATGGTGCCTTGGTCGTCGTAGCAGTCCAAGATAGAAAATCACGGATTGAAACCAGTAATAATGTGGCCAGTAAGATCACAGACTATCAGACTCACAGGTTCTTGACAACAGCACGCCCTTATTTTCAAAAGGGAGACTATAATAATGGAGTTCTCTCAATAGTAAATAATCTCAACTACATATTCTATAGTGGCTCGAGTACGACTTCTTCAAGTTCTAAAAGTAGTTACGACTATGCTACTAATCCTAGTCGCTTAAGAGAAATTGAAAAGTATGCTGATGAGAGGAGTTCTTCGAGACGGAATCGAAAAAGTAGCTTCGATGACGGAGTCCTCGGATTTGGAGTTCTCATTTACTTCATCGTGATGATTATCGTATTTATATCTGGAGGTCGTGGTGGTTCTCGTCGCGATGATTCTAGCGGTGGCTGGTGGGGCGGTGACTCATCAGACTCAGGTTCCTCTTGGTCTGACTCAGGCTCCGACTCATCTGGTGGCTGGGACGGCGGTGGCTTCGATGGTGGCGGTTCGTCTGATGACTGGTGA
- a CDS encoding LrgB family protein, whose amino-acid sequence MSEFVSNPLFGIALSILAYLVGMLIYRRFPHPLTTPLLLSAIFIIILLKATGISYQDYYQGGVYLNNLIVPSTVALGIPLYKSFHLMKHHARSILFGSLLAVVVNTSFTAIVAKIFGMDFFLAISLFPKSVTTAMAVGITEKLQGLTTVTLVVVVATGILTSVIGPTLLKWLKIDDPVAVGLSLGGTGHAVGTGTAFRYGSVAGAMGGLAIGVTGILYVFVSPIVASLILS is encoded by the coding sequence ATGAGTGAATTTGTATCCAATCCTCTGTTTGGGATTGCATTATCTATCCTAGCTTATCTAGTGGGAATGCTGATTTACAGACGTTTTCCCCATCCTTTGACAACACCTTTGCTTTTGTCAGCAATTTTTATTATCATCCTTCTTAAGGCGACGGGTATTTCTTACCAAGATTACTACCAAGGTGGGGTTTATCTGAATAACTTGATAGTCCCATCGACAGTGGCTCTAGGGATTCCGCTTTATAAAAGTTTTCACCTGATGAAGCACCATGCTCGGAGTATTCTCTTTGGTAGTCTGCTAGCAGTAGTTGTCAATACTAGCTTCACTGCCATAGTGGCCAAAATCTTTGGCATGGACTTTTTCCTAGCCATTTCTCTCTTTCCCAAGTCAGTGACAACCGCCATGGCAGTGGGAATCACAGAAAAATTGCAAGGTTTGACGACTGTGACCTTGGTCGTCGTAGTGGCCACTGGGATTTTGACCAGTGTGATTGGACCAACCCTTTTGAAGTGGTTGAAAATTGATGATCCGGTAGCAGTCGGGCTTTCCCTTGGAGGAACAGGCCACGCAGTCGGAACGGGAACCGCCTTTCGATATGGCTCTGTAGCAGGCGCCATGGGTGGCTTGGCTATCGGTGTCACTGGTATTCTCTATGTTTTTGTCAGCCCCATTGTAGCCAGTTTGATATTGAGTTAA
- a CDS encoding DUF4649 family protein encodes MIEITYLDASKQERTMTFESYQDFERSQQACLIGVADYYTVQKLTYNGHDLDYHGTYGDVFFYLMKQDLSQYN; translated from the coding sequence ATGATCGAAATTACCTACCTAGACGCCAGCAAACAAGAGAGAACCATGACTTTCGAGTCTTACCAAGACTTTGAACGTTCTCAACAAGCCTGCCTTATCGGCGTCGCGGATTACTACACTGTCCAAAAATTAACTTACAATGGTCATGACTTGGACTACCATGGGACTTATGGAGATGTCTTCTTCTATCTCATGAAACAAGATTTAAGCCAAT
- the der gene encoding ribosome biogenesis GTPase Der, with translation MALPTIAIVGRPNVGKSTLFNRIAGERISIVEDVEGVTRDRIYATGEWLNRSFSMIDTGGIDDVDAPFMEQIKHQAEIAMEEADVIVFVVSGKEGITDADEYVARKLYKTHKPVILAVNKVDNPEMRNDIFDFYALGLGEPLPISSVHGIGTGDVLDAIVENLPHEVEEENPDVIKFSLIGRPNVGKSSLINAILGEDRVIASPVAGTTRDAIDTHFTDADGQEFTMIDTAGMRKSGKVYENTEKYSVMRAMRAIDRSDVVLMVLNAEEGIREYDKRIAGFAHEAGKGMIIVVNKWDTLEKDNHTMKKWEEDIREQFQYLPYAPIVFVSALTKQRLHKLPEMIKQISESQNTRIPSAVLNDVIMDAIAINPTPTDKGKRLKIFYATQVATKPPTFVIFVNEEELMHFSYLRFLENQIRKAFVFEGTPIHLIARKRK, from the coding sequence ATGGCCTTACCAACTATTGCCATTGTGGGACGTCCCAATGTTGGGAAATCAACCCTATTTAATCGGATCGCTGGTGAGCGGATCTCAATCGTAGAAGATGTCGAGGGTGTGACACGTGACCGTATCTATGCAACGGGTGAGTGGCTCAATCGTTCCTTTAGTATGATTGATACTGGAGGGATTGACGACGTCGATGCTCCCTTCATGGAGCAAATCAAGCACCAGGCAGAAATTGCTATGGAAGAAGCCGATGTCATCGTCTTTGTGGTGTCTGGGAAAGAAGGAATTACGGATGCAGATGAGTACGTAGCTCGTAAACTTTATAAGACCCATAAACCTGTTATCCTTGCCGTTAACAAGGTTGACAACCCTGAGATGCGAAATGATATCTTTGATTTCTATGCGCTAGGCTTGGGTGAACCGCTGCCAATTTCGTCTGTCCACGGTATTGGTACAGGGGATGTGTTAGACGCCATCGTCGAAAATCTACCACACGAAGTCGAAGAAGAAAATCCAGACGTGATTAAATTTAGCTTGATTGGCCGTCCTAACGTTGGAAAATCTAGCTTGATCAACGCTATTTTGGGAGAAGACCGCGTGATTGCCAGTCCAGTAGCTGGAACAACGCGTGATGCCATTGATACCCACTTTACAGATGCGGATGGCCAAGAGTTTACCATGATTGATACAGCTGGTATGCGTAAGTCTGGTAAAGTCTATGAAAATACGGAGAAATATTCTGTCATGCGAGCTATGCGTGCCATTGATCGTTCTGACGTGGTCTTGATGGTCCTCAATGCCGAAGAAGGTATTCGTGAGTACGACAAGCGTATCGCAGGTTTTGCCCACGAAGCAGGTAAAGGGATGATCATCGTGGTCAACAAGTGGGATACTCTTGAGAAAGACAACCACACCATGAAAAAATGGGAAGAAGATATCCGTGAGCAGTTTCAATACCTGCCTTACGCACCGATTGTCTTTGTATCCGCGCTTACCAAGCAACGTCTCCATAAATTGCCTGAGATGATCAAGCAAATCAGTGAAAGTCAAAATACCCGTATCCCATCAGCTGTCTTGAACGATGTCATCATGGATGCCATTGCTATCAATCCAACACCGACAGACAAAGGAAAACGCCTCAAGATTTTCTACGCAACCCAAGTGGCAACCAAGCCACCAACCTTTGTCATCTTTGTCAACGAAGAAGAACTCATGCACTTCTCTTACCTGCGTTTCTTGGAAAATCAAATCCGCAAGGCCTTTGTCTTTGAGGGAACACCGATTCACTTGATTGCAAGAAAACGCAAGTAA
- a CDS encoding GntR family transcriptional regulator, which produces MSWSFDNTKPIYLQIMEKIKLQIVSHELEPNQQLPTVRELASEAGVNPNTIQRALSDLEREGFVYSKRTTGRFVTEDLDLIVQSRKQLSEEQLKNFVTGMLQFGYQKEELPSVLSEYIKGV; this is translated from the coding sequence ATGTCCTGGTCATTTGATAATACAAAACCCATTTATTTGCAGATTATGGAAAAAATCAAATTACAGATTGTTTCCCATGAACTGGAACCCAACCAACAGCTCCCAACCGTAAGGGAACTAGCGAGCGAGGCTGGGGTCAATCCCAATACAATTCAGCGCGCCTTGTCTGATCTTGAGCGCGAGGGCTTCGTTTATAGCAAGCGGACTACTGGTCGTTTTGTCACTGAGGACTTAGATCTCATCGTTCAGTCCCGCAAACAGCTTTCTGAGGAGCAACTGAAAAACTTTGTAACGGGCATGCTTCAATTCGGGTATCAAAAAGAAGAACTGCCAAGTGTGCTTAGCGAATACATCAAAGGAGTGTAA